The Maylandia zebra isolate NMK-2024a linkage group LG7, Mzebra_GT3a, whole genome shotgun sequence genome contains a region encoding:
- the prr5a gene encoding proline-rich protein 5a has translation MLDGLRRRHASRPSPRPLSLNFSTFSPPPPSPDLDSSNEHPIRRTLHRLKLMSSPSLSELGKSEKSSPEDRGEKQKRAGANATWNSIHNAVIAVFQKKGLADNELYVLNEGVRHLLKTELGSFFTEYLQNQLLTKGMVILRDKIRFYEGQKLLDSLAETWDFFFCDVLSMLQAIFHPVQGKEPSVRQLALLHFRNTIVLSVKLEDALSRPRARVPPSVTQMLLILQGVHEPRGVTEEYLRLESLIQKVVSPYLGTHGLYSGDDAEAHCNVLEKPWGWSKSADQPSKNPVVRSKSYNVPLLLTPVAEYDPDANSVGSGGIRRHSACEITSCLEEQGLAYADLAPGSELSGSSSNRLCVGSQFNGIVQAGASAMDLPLLSPSILPLHSSGALHGTEATTTMTDLSKGASSTPPSESSSPETIIGQVLESADSGPDGIFIDFPSHSSEVMGLSLSHESRQSTV, from the exons ATGCTTGATGGACTGCGGCGGAGGCACGCCTCCCGGCCCTCCCCTCGACCCCTGTCGCTCAACTTCAGCACCTTCTCGCCCCCTCCTCCGAGCCCGGATTTGGACAGCAGCAATGAGCATCCAATCAGGAG GACTCTGCACCGGCTGAAGTTGATGAGCTCTCCCAGCCTCAGTGAGCTGGGGAAGAGTGAGAAAAGTTCGCCGGAGGACCGAGGGGAGAAGCAGAAGAGGGCAGGAGCCAACGCCACCTGGAACAG CATCCATAATGCTGTGATAGCAGTCTTCCAAAAGAAGGGCTTGGCGGATAATGAACTTTACGTTCTTAATGAGGGTGTCCG ACATCTTTTAAAGACTGAGCTGGGGTCCTTCTTCACAGAATACCTTCAG AATCAGCTGCTAACGAAAGGCATGGTCATCCTGCGGGACAAAATAAGATTCTATGAAG GCCAGAAGTTACTTGACTCTCTGGCAGAGACCTGggacttcttcttctgtgatgTTCTCTCAATGCTGCAGGCCATCTTCCACCCGGTTCAG GGTAAGGAGCCTTCTGTCCGACAGCTCGCCCTGCTGCACTTCAGGAACACCATAGTGCTCAGCGTAAAGCTAGAGGACGCCCTGTCTCGCCCGCGGGCCCGTGTGCCTCCCTCTGTTACACAAATGCTGCTCATCCTACAG GGGGTCCATGAGCCGCGTGGTGTGACTGAGGAATACCTGAGGTTGGAGTCACTGATTCAGAAGGTGGTCTCGCCCTATTTGGGCACCCATGGGCTTTACTCTGGAGATGATGCTGAAGCTCACTGCAATGTTCTGG AGAAGCCTTGGGGCTGGTCCAAGTCAGCGGATCAACCGTCTAAAAACCCCGTGGTACGATCAAAGAGCTACAATGTTCCTTTGCTGCTGACCCCAGTGGCTGAGTATGACCCAGATGCCAACTCGGTTGGCAGTGGAGGAATTCGGCGTCACTCGGCCTGTGAGATTACATCGTGCCTGGAGGAGCAAGGACTGGCCTATGCTGACCTGGCCCCAGGATCAGAACTGTCTGGCTCCTCCTCCAACAGACTGTGTGTGGGCTCTCAGTTCAACG GTATAGTACAAGCTGGAGCCAGTGCCATGGACTTGCCTCTGCTGTCTCCCTCCATCCTCCCGCTTCATTCCTCAGGAGCTCTCCATGGCACCGAGGCCACAACAACAATGACTGATCTCAGTAAGGGAGCATCCTCTACGCCGCCCAGTGAATCATCCAGCCCTGAAACCATAATTGGACAAGTGCTAGAGTCTGCAGACTCAGGCCCAGACGGGATATTTATTGATTTCCCATCTCACTCCTCAGAGGTGATGGGGCTCAGCCTCAGCCACGAGAGCAGGCAGAGCACTGTGTAA